Proteins encoded by one window of Candidatus Woesearchaeota archaeon:
- a CDS encoding ATP-binding protein, translating into MALLSFAQQDISLEDFTDPSRRPPFLQDALQHDTHLDYLISQLDTGGISLRIDTDSSDYERFQPLFTQHIQPLVEASGYAVDDARLLLGEVYVNAVLHGNEAGEILEYRRRGLPIPEHHDENLQKHITVEYLLSPAFYLLRVTDEGEGFDITSIQHDLTPEHHLSKSGGTGQVMIFRLSDSFYYTPPGNRITMVVYHPTVKQERICSASAAQS; encoded by the coding sequence ATGGCACTCCTGAGTTTTGCGCAACAAGATATCTCTCTTGAAGATTTTACCGATCCTTCACGAAGACCACCATTTCTTCAGGATGCACTCCAGCACGATACCCATCTTGATTACTTAATTTCTCAATTGGATACGGGTGGGATCTCTCTCAGGATTGATACCGATTCTTCTGATTATGAACGGTTTCAACCTTTGTTTACTCAGCATATTCAACCATTGGTAGAGGCATCTGGATATGCTGTTGACGATGCTCGGCTTCTCCTTGGTGAGGTATATGTAAATGCAGTACTTCATGGCAACGAAGCAGGCGAAATTCTGGAGTACCGACGGAGAGGATTGCCTATTCCAGAGCATCATGATGAAAATCTCCAAAAACATATCACGGTTGAGTATCTCCTTAGTCCTGCATTTTACCTTCTTCGGGTTACTGACGAGGGAGAGGGATTTGATATAACTTCAATCCAACATGATTTGACTCCAGAGCATCATCTAAGTAAATCCGGAGGAACAGGACAAGTAATGATCTTTCGATTATCGGATTCTTTTTATTACACGCCACCAGGAAACCGAATCACTATGGTAGTCTATCATCCCACGGTTAAGCAAGAAAGAATTTGCAGCGCATCTGCAGCACAGTCATGA